One Palaemon carinicauda isolate YSFRI2023 chromosome 5, ASM3689809v2, whole genome shotgun sequence DNA window includes the following coding sequences:
- the LOC137641284 gene encoding thioredoxin domain-containing protein 2-like: MSNSEFIDLVEDHNRKSNSEFIDLVEDHNPKSNSEFIDLVEDQNPKSNSEFIDLKGYNPKINSEFIDVVEDHNPKSNSEFIDLVKDHNPMSNSEFIDLVEDENPKSNSEFIDLVEDHNPKSNSEFIDFKGHNPKINSEFIDVVEDHNPKSNSEFIDLVKDHNPMSNSEFIDLVEDHNPKSNSEFIDLVEDHNPKSNSEFIDLKDHNPKSNSEFIDLVEDHNPKSNSEFIDLVKNHNPKSNSEFIDLVEDHNPESNSEFIDLVEDHNPKSNREFIDLVKNHNPKSNSEFIDLVEDHNPKSNSEFIDLVKDHNPKSNSEFIDLVEDHNPKSNSEFIDLKDHNPKSNSEFIDLVEDTTTDLAADRSVNDIRDKVYRSEKKPFQAFRPLLREPPLKR, from the exons ATGTCAAACAGCGAATTTATCGACCTTGTAGAAGACCATAATCGAAAGTCAAACAGCGAATTTATCGACCTTGTAGAAGACCATAACCCAAAGTCAAACAGCGAATTTATCGACCTTGTAGAAGACCAAAATCCAAAGTCAAACAGCGAATTTATCGACCTT AAAGGCTATAATCCAAAGATAAACAGCGAATTTATCGACGTTGTAGAAGACCATAATCCAAAGTCAAACAGCGAATTTATCGACCTTGTAAAAGACCATAATCCAATGTCAAACAGCGAATTTATCGACCTTGTAGAAGACGAAAATCCAAAGTCAAACAGTGAATTTATCGACCTTGTAGAAGACCATAATCCAAAGTCAAACAGCGAATTTATCGACTTT AAAGGCCATAATCCAAAGATAAACAGCGAATTTATCGACGTTGTAGAAGACCATAATCCAAAGTCAAACAGCGAATTTATCGACCTTGTAAAAGACCATAATCCAATGTCAAACAGCGAATTTATCGACCTTGTAGAAGACCATAATCCAAAGTCAAACAGCGAATTTATCGACCTTGTAGAAGACCATAATCCGAAGTCAAACAGCGAATTTATCGACCTT AAAGACCATAATCCAAAGTCAAACAGCGAATTTATCGACCTTGTAGAAGACCATAATCCAAAGTCAAACAGCGAATTTATCGACCTTGTAAAAAACCATAATCCAAAGTCAAACAGCGAATTTATCGACCTTGTAGAAGACCATAATCCAGAGTCAAACAGCGAATTTATCGACCTTGTAGAAGATCATAATCCAAAGTCAAACAGAGAATTTATCGACCTTGTAAAAAACCATAATCCAAAGTCAAACAGTGAATTTATCGACCTTGTAGAAGACCATAATCCAAAGTCAAACAGCGAATTTATCGACCTTGTAAAAGACCATAATCCAAAGTCAAACAGCGAATTTATCGACCTTGTAGAAGACCATAATCCAAAGTCGAACAGCGAATTTATCGACCTT AAAGACCATAATCCAAAGTCAAACAGCGAATTTATCGACCTTGTCGAAGATACTACTACAGATTTGGCAGCAGATAGAAGTGTAAACGACATTAGGGACAAGGTGTACCGATCTGAAAAGAAGCCCTTTCAAGCATTCAGGCCACTCCTGCGAGAGCCTCCTCTTAAGAGATAG